TCAAGCAGGCCCAGACCCCAGCCGCCTCCCGGCACATCACCGACCCGGCGATCCGTGACTACTTCCAGCACGAGGGCCACCGCACGGTGCTCTCGCAGCGCGCCCTGCAGCAGCACGCCGACCCGTGGCTGGGCTGGACCGAGCTGGACGGCTCCGGTCAGCTGGTCGCGGAGATCTCGCCGTACGCCGTCGACCTGGACTGGGGTGACATCGACGACCCGGAGGAGATCGCGGCGGTCGTCGCCGACCTCGGCCGGGCCACCGCCACCATGCACGGGGCGGCGGACGACCAGTCCGGCGAGTCCCTGGTGCCCTTCTCGACCGAGCGGGCCATCGACGCGGCCATCGCGGCCGACGAGGACGGCTTCGCGGACCTGCTGGTCTCCTTCGCCCACGACTACGGGGCACGCGCGCGTACCGACCACCAGATCTTCGTCGACCTGTTCCGCAACGGCCGCATTCCGGGCCTGTGACCGAATCGATCGGATAACGACAGGGCCGCTCACAGGAACCCTTTAGGAGTCCCTTACCGGCCCGCGTGACACACTCTCCTCCGCTATGGACATATCCGGGACCCGACTGCGAGCGCTCCGCGCGGCGCTGTTCACGGCACTCGTCGTGACACTCAGCACCGCGTCGCACGTGCTGCTGTCCCGGGCCCCGCTCCCGCTGAACACGGTGGCCCTCGTCGCGGCCGCCGTGTTCGTCCTCGCCTACGCCCTCGCCGGCCGCGAGCGGAGCTTCGGGCGGATCGCCGCCCTGCTGGTGCCGCTGGAGCTGGCCGCCGACACCGTCTTCACCACCGGCCAGCACGTCTGTTACGGCGCGGCGGGCGGACCGGTCACCGGTCCGCTGCGCTCGGTCGGCTGGGACGTGTTCTGCGGTGACGGCGGCAGCGTCGGCAGCCCGCTGGCCCGGGTGACCGGCACCGACACCGACCGCCTCGCGGGCGCCCTCGCCCACGCCGACCCGCAGGCCGCCTGGCTGCTGCTCGGCGCGCACATCGGCGTCGGCCTCCTCGCCGCCGCCTGGCTGCGCCGCGGCGAGCGGGCCCTGGCCCAGGTGGTCGGCGCGGTGACGGCGACCACCTTCCGGCCGCTCCTGCTGGCCGTCGCCGCGGTGGCGGTACGACGGACCCCGGCGGCCCGCGCCCCGCGGCACCCCGGTCGTCGTACGGCCGTCGTCCGCGACCGGATCCTCGTGCATTCCCTGGGACGGCGTGGACCGCCGTGCTCGGTCGCTTCCGCCTGACCGGACAGCACCCGAGTACCACCAGTCCCCCCATGCATCCCGCACACGAGGTGTGCGCGTCCCCTTACGGAGATCACCCATGAGCAAGCGGAACAGCCAGGCGTCGAAGTCGGCGGCCCGTGAGCGGCTGCGCCAGGAGCGCGAGCGCCAGGCCAAGCGCGACAAGGTCAAGCGGCAGGTCATCGTCGCCTGCTCCCTCGTCGGCGTCCTCGCGATAGCCGGCGGCATCAGCTATGCGGTCGTCCAGGGCAACAAGCCGGACTACTGGGAGGCCGCGAAGGACGACAAGCTCGTCAAGCCGGCCAACACCACGGGCACCAACGGCACGACCGTCACCATCGGCAAGAGCACCGCCAAGAAGACCCTCGTCATGTACGAGGACCCGCGCTGTCCCGTCTGCGCCTCGTTCGAGCAGACCGTCGGCTCGACCGTGGACAAGGACGTCGAGGACGGCAAGTTCAAGATCCAGTACGTCGGCGCCACCTTCCTCGACAACGGCCTGGGCGGCGAGGGCTCGAAGAACGGGCTCAGCGCGCTCGGCGCGGCGCTCAACGTCAGCCCCGAGGCCTTCCTCGAGTACAAGACCGCGATGTACTCGACGAAGTGGCACCCGGAGGAGTCCGACGAC
Above is a window of Streptomyces sp. NBC_00490 DNA encoding:
- a CDS encoding thioredoxin domain-containing protein; amino-acid sequence: MSKRNSQASKSAARERLRQERERQAKRDKVKRQVIVACSLVGVLAIAGGISYAVVQGNKPDYWEAAKDDKLVKPANTTGTNGTTVTIGKSTAKKTLVMYEDPRCPVCASFEQTVGSTVDKDVEDGKFKIQYVGATFLDNGLGGEGSKNGLSALGAALNVSPEAFLEYKTAMYSTKWHPEESDDKFKDDDYLIKIANTVDALKNNKTFQNAVKNGTYDKWALEMSKTFDDSGVTGTPTLKMDGKTLTGSDGKNAPMTVADFNTALEAALKA